The following proteins are co-located in the Deinococcus ruber genome:
- a CDS encoding sensor histidine kinase produces the protein MAIPKRTLFLSLRVKLLLSFSLAFTLMFAAVFGWFYTFSSNVASAQLHRHLEDYLATTAKGINGDEFQQLTHFPAGTEPDSPVYRKQQAWLQQLHTVDQNEVSYTVLIKDGNRFQIVGDPLRASDPKHATIFMNTYKLSELQIPTGNSDTNLTPYRDGSGAALVEGYRLISNSKKQVVGAIGVMFNSAQVQEVQQAIKEEIWRVFLLSYLVAVSVVYFSSALLAQPIDRLKRMASRVAQGDYSDNFAGFERSWLQDEISVLGAVFAHMVGQVNQREKILKQEVQGLRIEIDQVRKAKQVEEIVDTDFFQDLKGKAKEMRGRARQTPVIMTPTST, from the coding sequence ATGGCGATCCCCAAACGAACCCTGTTTCTCAGCCTGCGGGTCAAGCTGCTCCTGTCGTTTTCTCTCGCCTTTACGCTGATGTTCGCCGCTGTGTTCGGGTGGTTTTATACCTTCTCGAGCAACGTGGCCAGCGCACAGCTCCACCGTCACCTCGAAGACTACCTGGCCACGACTGCCAAGGGCATCAACGGAGATGAATTTCAGCAACTGACCCATTTCCCGGCTGGCACCGAACCCGACAGCCCGGTGTACCGCAAACAGCAAGCGTGGCTGCAACAACTCCATACCGTTGACCAGAACGAAGTGTCATACACCGTCTTGATCAAGGATGGGAACAGGTTTCAGATTGTCGGTGATCCTCTCCGGGCGAGTGACCCGAAGCATGCGACGATCTTCATGAACACGTACAAGCTCTCTGAGCTGCAAATCCCTACGGGCAACAGTGATACGAACCTCACGCCCTATCGAGACGGCAGCGGCGCGGCCTTAGTGGAAGGCTACCGGCTCATCTCCAATTCGAAGAAGCAGGTGGTCGGCGCGATTGGCGTCATGTTTAACAGCGCCCAGGTTCAGGAGGTGCAGCAGGCGATCAAAGAAGAGATCTGGCGGGTCTTCCTTCTCAGCTACCTGGTGGCCGTGAGTGTGGTGTACTTCAGTTCTGCACTCCTGGCTCAGCCGATCGACCGACTGAAGCGTATGGCCTCACGGGTGGCCCAGGGTGACTACAGTGATAACTTCGCTGGCTTCGAACGCTCCTGGCTCCAGGATGAAATCAGTGTGCTTGGGGCCGTCTTCGCACACATGGTTGGCCAGGTCAATCAGCGCGAGAAGATCCTGAAACAGGAGGTTCAAGGCCTGCGGATCGAGATTGATCAAGTTCGTAAAGCCAAGCAGGTCGAAGAGATTGTGGACACGGACTTCTTCCAGGATCTGAAGGGCAAGGCGAAGGAAATGCGTGGCCGGGCACGCCAAACACCTGTCATCATGACACCAACCTCCACATAG